CGCGACGGGGTCCGGGAGGCGGCACTGATTTCCACCTGCAACCGCACCGAGGTGTACACCGTCCTCGAGGACTCGGTGGCGGCGAACTCCGTCCTGCACTGGCTGGCGGAGTCCCACCAGGTGGATCCGGGCTGGCTGCGCCCCTACATGTACATCCACCAGGACGCGGACATGGTGCGCCACCTGCTCCGCGTCACCCCCGGGCTGGATTCCCTGGTCCTGGGCGAGCCGCAGATCGGCGGTCAGGCGAAGACCGCCTACCAGGAGGCCCTGAATGCCGGCACCCTGGGACGCGTCCTGGATCGCCTGTTCCAGTACGCCTTCTCGGTATCGAAACAGATCCGCACCGAGACCGGCATCGGCTCCAACCCGGTCTCGGTGGCCTTTGCCGCCGTCACCCTTGCCCGGCAGATCTTCGGCAATCTGGACGGCTACACCGGCCTGCTGATCGGCGCCGGGGAAACCATCGAGCTCACCGCCCGTCACCTGCACGAGCAGGGCATGCGCCGGTTCATCGTCGCCAACCGCAGCCGCGAGCGGGCCCGGGAGCTGGCCGAGCAGTATGGCGGTCAAGCCATTGATCTGGGTGCCCTGCCCGACCATGTGGCCGAGGCGGACGTGATCATCTCGTCCACCGGCAGCCAGCTTCCGCTGCTGGGCAAGGGCAGCGTCGAGCGCGCCGTGCGCCGGCGCAAGCACAAGCCGATATTCATGGTGGATATCGCCGTGCCACGGGATATCGAACCGGAAGTGGGCCAGCTTGACGACGTATACCTCTACACGGTGGACGACCTGCAAGAGGTCATCGCCGACAATATGCGGTCCCGCCAGGAGGCCGCGCGGCAGGCCGAGGAGATCATCGACCTGCAGGTGGAGCGTTTCCAGCAATGGCTGCGCAGCCTGGATTCCGTGCCGGCGATCCGGCGCTACCGCGAACAGGGCGAAGCCCACCGCGACGAGATCCTCGCCCGGGCGCAGCGCCGGCTGAACCGGGGCGACGACCCCGCCGAGGTCATGGAGTACCTGGCCCATACCCTGGCCAACCGCCTCATGCACCAGCCAACGGCACGGCTGCGGGAGGCCAGTGAAAACGGCCGTGCTGACCTGCTGGAATCGGGCCGCTTCCTTCTCGGCATCGACGATCAGCAATAGGGAGCGCGGCTAGTGTCCTGTCCCCGAAGTGCGAGGACAGGCAAAATACAACGTACTTCGGGGACACGGGGACAGGACACTAGCGGTGAAGGCATCCATCCACGACCGGCTGGAGCAGTTGCAGGAGCGTTTCGAGGAAATCTCGGGGCTCATGGCGCAGCCGGAGGTCATCCAAGACCAGCGACAGTTCCGGGAACTGTCCCGGGAATACGCGCGCCTGGAAACGCTGGTGGAGACGTTCCGCCGCTACCACCAGACGGAGGAGCAACTGGCCGCGGCCCGCGCCATGCAGGATGACGGCGATGCGGAGGTCCGCGCCATGGCCGAAGAGGAAACCGCGGACGCCGAACAGCGCCTGCAGGCACTGGAGCGGCAACTGGAAGTCCTGCTGCTGCCCACCGACCCCAATGACGAGGCCAACACCTACTTGGAGATCCGTGCGGGCACCGGCGGCGACGAGGCTGCCCTGTTCGCCGGCGATCTTTACCGCATGTACGCCCGCTACGCCGAGGCCCGGAGCTGGCGGCTGGAGGTCATCAGCGAGAGCCACGGCGAGCAGGGGGGTTACAAGGAGATTATCGTCAAGCTGGTGGGCGACGCCGTGTACTCCCGGCTCAAGTTCGAGTCCGGCGCCCACCGGGTTCAGCGGGTGCCGCAAACCGAGTCCCAGGGACGCATCCACACCTCTGCGTGCACCGTGGCGGTCATGCCCGAAGCGGACCAGCTGGAAGAGATCGAGATCAATGCCAACGATCTCAAGGTGGACACGTTCCGCGCCTCCGGTGCCGGTGGCCAGCACGTCAACAAGACGGACTCCGCCATCCGCATGACGCATCTGCCCACGGGCATCGTGGTGGAGTGCCAGGAAGAGCGATCGCAGCACAAGAACCGCGCCAAGGCGCTGGCCTTCCTTCAGGCACGGCTCATGAACGACCAGCGCGCCCGGCAGGCGGCCGAGCAGAGCGAGCAGAGACGCTCCCTGGTGGGCAGCGGTGACCGCTCGGAACGCATCCGCACCTACAACTTCCCCCAGGGGCGGGTGACGGACCACCGCATCAATCTCACGTTGTACAAGCTGGAAGACGTCATGGAGGGTGACCTGGACCCGGTGATCGGCCCGCTGATCCAGGAGCACCAGGCGAATCAGCTCGCGGCCATTGCCGGCGGCGAACAACCGCAGTGAGAATACTCCAGGCGACAGCGGCCCCGGGAAAGGGCGCCCCCTACTCCTGGTGACCCGCGGTCTGTCCGCGGCCTCCACCGGTGGCTTCCCACGTCATCCGGCGCAGCCACAACCGCTCACGCAGCCAGACCGCACCGCGCACCAGCACCACCAGCGCAATGCCGAACAACACGATGGCCGGCCCGGAGGGCATATCCAGCCAGTACGACCCCAGCAGCCCGCCAGTGGACGTCACCAGCCCGGCACCCACGGCGACCAGCAGCACGGCAAGGAAACGGTTCGCGAGCATCAGGGCGATCAGGGG
The DNA window shown above is from Aquisalimonas sp. 2447 and carries:
- the hemA gene encoding glutamyl-tRNA reductase, whose amino-acid sequence is MPLFTLGLNHKSAPLTVRERVVFDAQRVVPALEQLKERDGVREAALISTCNRTEVYTVLEDSVAANSVLHWLAESHQVDPGWLRPYMYIHQDADMVRHLLRVTPGLDSLVLGEPQIGGQAKTAYQEALNAGTLGRVLDRLFQYAFSVSKQIRTETGIGSNPVSVAFAAVTLARQIFGNLDGYTGLLIGAGETIELTARHLHEQGMRRFIVANRSRERARELAEQYGGQAIDLGALPDHVAEADVIISSTGSQLPLLGKGSVERAVRRRKHKPIFMVDIAVPRDIEPEVGQLDDVYLYTVDDLQEVIADNMRSRQEAARQAEEIIDLQVERFQQWLRSLDSVPAIRRYREQGEAHRDEILARAQRRLNRGDDPAEVMEYLAHTLANRLMHQPTARLREASENGRADLLESGRFLLGIDDQQ
- the prfA gene encoding peptide chain release factor 1, which encodes MKASIHDRLEQLQERFEEISGLMAQPEVIQDQRQFRELSREYARLETLVETFRRYHQTEEQLAAARAMQDDGDAEVRAMAEEETADAEQRLQALERQLEVLLLPTDPNDEANTYLEIRAGTGGDEAALFAGDLYRMYARYAEARSWRLEVISESHGEQGGYKEIIVKLVGDAVYSRLKFESGAHRVQRVPQTESQGRIHTSACTVAVMPEADQLEEIEINANDLKVDTFRASGAGGQHVNKTDSAIRMTHLPTGIVVECQEERSQHKNRAKALAFLQARLMNDQRARQAAEQSEQRRSLVGSGDRSERIRTYNFPQGRVTDHRINLTLYKLEDVMEGDLDPVIGPLIQEHQANQLAAIAGGEQPQ